Part of the Roseomonas sp. OT10 genome, TCGCGCCGGAGCTGGCGCAGTTCGGCACGGCCATCGACCGCGCCCTGGCCGATGCGGGGCTGCGCGCGGCGGAGGTGGACCGGGTCTTCCTGACCGGCGGCACCTCCCTGGTCCCGGCGGTGCGGCGGCTGTTCGAGACCCGCTTCGACCCCGCGCGGATCGCGGGGGGCAGCGAGTTCGTCTCGGTGGCCGAGGGGCTGGCGCTGATCGGCGGCGCGGGGCGGTAGCGGCGTCGGCGCTGTCCGCCGCCCGGGGACCAGCCCGGAGGGGCGGCCGCGGGGCGGTCCTGCACCCCGGGGCGGCGGTCCCTGGCGCGGCTTTTGCTCGGCTTCCGCCACAGGGGCAGCCCGGCCCCGTCACCTCGGCCCGCCGGCGCCGCCGGCGGCCATGACCGTCCAGGATCCGCCGATGACCCTCCTCCCGCGACGCATCGCCCTTGGCGCCGGATTGGGCGCCGCCAGCGCGCTGGCCATGCCGGGCCTGGTCCTGGGCCAGAGCCTGCCGAAGCTGCGCTTCACCATCGACTGGGCGCGGCAGGGGCCCAACGCCTATGTCACCCTGACCCGCGAGAAGGGCTTCTTCCGCGAGGCCGGGGTGGACGCCACGGTGGACCGCGGCTTCGGTTCAGGCCGCGTGCCCGTGGACATCGCGGGCGGTGCCTATGACATGGGCCAAGCGGACATCAACCCGGTCATCAAGTTCATGGCCGAGAACCCGAATGCCGGGCTGGTCGTGGTCGGCGTCTGGGGCGACCGCTCGCTGCTCTGCGCCACGGTGCGCGCCGACGGGCCGATCCGCACGCCGAAGGACCTGGAGGGCAAGACCCTGGCCGCGCCGGAATCCGATGCGGGCCGGCAGCTCTTCCCCGCCTTCGCCAAGGCGGCGGGGATCGACGCCGCCAAGGTCAACTGGATGACGGTCAGCCCCGAGCTGCGTGAGCCGATGCTGGTGCAGAAGCGCGCCGACGGCATCACCGGCGCCGTCACCTCCTCGGGCATGTCGCTCAAGGCGCTGGGCATGGACTTCCCGCAGCAGCGGATCATGTACTACCGCGACTACGGGCTGGACCTGCTCGGCACCTGCTTCCTCACCACGCGCGCCTTCATCGAGAAGAACCCGGAAGTGGTGCGCGGCGCGCTGAAGGCGCTGTTCCGCGGGCTGATCTACACCAACGGCCACCGCGAGGAGGCCATCACGATCCTCAAGCAGGTCGAGCCGCTGACCGACGTGGCGATCGAGAGCCAGCGCCAGGACCTCAGCTTCGAGGAGCAGGTCTCCTCCGACCACGTGAAGGCGAACGGCCTGTCCAACCCGGACAAGGCGCGCTTCCAGAAGGCGCTGGCGACCGTCGAGGAGGCCTATGGCCTGACGCCGAAGCTGCAGGTCGCGGCGATCTACAACGACAGCTTCCTGCCGCCGCTGGCGGACCGCCGGTTGTGAGCGCGGTGGCGTTCGGCCGGCGGGGCCTGCTCGCCGCCGGCGGGACGCTGGCGGCCGCCCCCCTGGCCCGGCCCGGGATCGCGCGGGCGGAGGGGGCTGCGAAGCGTGTCCGCTTCACGCTCGACTGGGCCTTCCAGGGCCCCAATTCCTATGCGCTGCTGGGGCGCGACAAGGGCTTCTTCCGCGAGGAGGGGATCGACCTCGCCCTCAGCCGCGGCTTCGGCTCCGGCCGGGTGCCGGTGGACGTGGCCGCCGGCACCTTCGACATGGGGCAGGGGGACATCAACCCGACGCTGAAGTTCATGGCGGAGAACCCCTCCAGCGGGCTGGTCGCGGTCGCGGTGGCGGCGGACCGCAGCGGCCTCTGCGTCACCGCCAAGGGCGACGGGCCCATCCGCCTGCCGAAGGACCTGGAGGGCCGCGTGCTCTGCGCCCCGGACATCGACGCCGGGCGGCAGCTCTTCCCCGCCTTCGCCCGGGCCGCGGGCATCGACATGAAGCGCACGGAATGGCTGACGGTGCGGGCCGAGCTGCGCGAGCCGATGCTGCTGCAGGGGCGGGCGGACGCCATCACCGGCATCGTCACCAGCACGGCGCTGTCGCTGAAGGCGCTCGGCCTCGACCTGCCGCAGCAGCGCATCCTGTTCTACCGCGACCACGGGCTCGACCTCTATGCCACCTGCTACCTGACCACGCGGGACTACCTGGCGCGCGAGCCCGGGGCGGTGCGCGGCATGCTTCGCGCGCTGTTCCGGAGCCTTTCCTACACCTATCGGCACCCGGAGGAGGCGATCGCCGCGCTGGTGAAGGCGGAGCCGCTGAGCGAGGCGCCGATCGAGCTGGAGCGCTACCGCTTCAACGCGGAGCAGCACCTGGTCACCGAGAACGTGCTGCGCAACGGCTTGTCCTCGGTCGATCCGGCGCGGCTCGGGCGCGGGATCCGCGCGGTGGAGGAGGCCTTCGGCCTGCCGCCGCGGCTGAGGCCCGAGGATGTCTATACCGACGCCTACCTGCCGCCGCGCGAGATGCGGATGCTGTGAGGGGCCGGAGGAACCGCAGAGGAAGGACGAGATGAGCAACGCCGTCGACCGCATCCCCACCGTGGATTTCGCGCCCTTCCTGTCCGGCGACGCCGCCGGGCGGGCCGCCACCGTCGCCGCGCTGGGCGACACCTTCCAACGCTACGGCTTCGTCTCGCTGGTCGGGCACGGGCTGCCGCCCGAGGTGGTGCAGGGCGCCTTCGACGCCGCGCAGGAGTTCTTCGCCCGGCCGGAGGAGGAGAAGCGCCTGGTGCAGGACAAGCGCAACAACCGCGGCTTCGTGCCGATGTTCGACAGCCAGCTGGCCGGCCAGAAGCCCAGCGGCCACGAGGCCTTCAGCATCGGCCATCCGGACCGCCCGGACGATCCGGAGCTGCTGGCGCTGCCCTTCTACAGCCCGACGCCCTGGCCGGAGCTGCCGGGCTTCCGCGAGCGGATCGAGCCCTGCTACCGCGCCATGTTCGGCCTGGGCGAGGCGATCCTGCGCGCCTGCGCCCTGCATCTGGGCGCGCCGGAGGACTTCTTCGCCGAGATGTCGCGCCAGACCTACTCCAACATGCGGGTCATCCACTACCCGCCGCAGGAGGCGGTCGCCGAGACCTCCGAGTTCGGTGTCAGCGCGCATGTGGACCGCGGCCTGATCACCCTCCTCATCCAGGACATGAACGGCGGCCTGTCGGTGCAGACGCCGGAAGGCGACTGGCTGCCCGTGGTGCCCGACCCGAAGGCGGTGGTGATCAATGTCGGCCGGCTGCTGCGGCACTGGACCAACGGCCGCTACCCGGCCGCGCTGCACCGGGTGATCAACAGCTCCGGTCGCGAGCGCTACTCCATGCCGCTCTTCGTCCACCCCTCCTTCCACACGGTGATCGACCCGCAGGCGCTGGTCGGCGAAGCGCCCGCCAAGCCGGACTACGCGCCGATCGTGGCGGGCGAGAGCGTCTATGCCGGCTTCCAGCGCGACCGCGTGTCGTGGAAGCAGCCGGAGGCCGCCGGGGCGATGTAGCGCGCCAGGCTCCAGGATCGCGCCGCGCCCGGTCGCCGGGGTGCGGCCCGATCCGGGGCCGCCTCCCGCGCCCGCAGCCCTGGCGTGGACGGCGCGTGGGGCGGGCCTTCGCTCCGGTGCGATACCGGCAAGGGCCGTGACGGGCGGCGCCCCCCTCCCCTCGGCCACGGGTCCTGCATGGCCGCGCCTTGGGCCGCGCCATGGGCCGCACCAAGCCATCGGTCTGGCATGCGGCTTGCCCTGCCGGCCGGACCCAAGAACGAGCCTGCCATGAACGACCATGCCCCGCTGCCGCATACGCCCGCAGGCCCGCCGGCCGAGCCGCTGGTGGCCGGCCTGTTCCACGTGGCGGTGAAGACGAACGACCTCGCCGCCACCGTCGCCTTCTATTGCGGCATCCTCGGCCTGCGGGAGACGCACCGGCCCGACTTCGGCTACCCGGGCGCCTGGCTCTCCGTGCCGCTACCGGGCGGGCCGGCGTTGCTGCACGTCTATGCCGGCGGACCGGCCCTGGGGGCGGAGGGACGGGCGCCCATGGGCACGGCGGCGATCGACCACGTCTCCCTCGCCTGCCGCGGCTACCACGCCTTCGTCGCGCGCTTCCGGGCGGCGGGGCTGGACTGGCGGGAGTTCCTGGTGCCCGGCACCACCCTCTGGCAGCTCTTCGTCTACGACCCTTCCGGCGTGCAGCTGGAGCTGACCTTCGAGGGCGCCGCCGAGGACGGCCCGCCGCCCGACATGTCGGAGGGCCGCCGCTACGTCGCCGGCAGCAGCTTCTTCGACCCCGCCGCCTATCCGAAGCTCGGCTGAGGAGACCCGCCATGCACCGCCGCCCCCTCCTCGCCACCCTGCCGGCCCTGGCCCTGCCCTTCCTCGCGCGCGGCGCGCAGGCCGCGGATGCAATGAAGGTCGCGGTCTTCAACGTCTCCTCCGCCCTGCCCTTCTACGTGGCGCAGGAGCGCGGGCTGTTCGCGGAGCAGGGCCTCGCCGTCACCGCCGTGCCGCTGCAGACCGCGCCGCTGATCGTCCAGGCGCTGGTCTCGGGCGACGTGGACGCGGCCGCCAACCTCGTCACGCTGGAGGGGGCGAATATCAACGCCCGCCGCGCCGGCACGGCCGTCTACATCAGCCTGAACGGGCAGAACGCGCAGTACCAGATGGAGCAGTTCATCGTCCGCCCGAACTGGCAGGGCACGACGCTGCGCGACCTGAAGGGCGCGCGCATCGTCTCCGCCCCCGGTCCCGCGAACCTCTCGGCGGCGCGCGCGGTGCTGGCCTCCGTCGGGCTGAAGGAAGGGACGGACTACACGATCACCGAGCAGCAGATGGGCGTCCACGTCGGCGCGCTGGCCGCCGGCACCTTCGACGCCGCCTATACGCTGGAGCCCCAGGCGACCATCGCCGAGCGCCAGGGCGTCGCCCGGCGGCTGGAGGCGGGGGTGATCGCCACCCACCTGATCGGCCGGCCGGGCGCCAATGCCTGGGCGGCCGGCACCGCGCTGCCGCAGCGCCTCCTCGATGCGAAGCCCGACGTGGCGCGCCGCTTCGCCGCCGCCTGGGCGAAGGCGTGCCAGGTGGCGCGGGAGGACGCCTCGGCGCGCGAGCTGCTGGTGCGCTTCATGAACACCTCCGCCGAGCTCGCGCCCACCATCCCGCTGGTGAACTTCCGCATGGTGCGCGACCTGAGCGGGCAGGATGTCGCGGACTTCCAGAAATTCGTGGACCTCGCCGTGGCCCAGGGCGTGGTGCGGGAGAAGATCGACGTGAAGACCTTCCTGCGCGCCCTGTGAGGAGCGGGGCTTGAGCGTCGTCCGGCTTCCGACCGCGCGCCTCGCCCTCACGGTGCGGGGCCTGCGGAAGTTCTTCGCCGGGCAGCCGGTCTATGACGGCTTCGACCTCCAGGTGCGGCAGGGCGACATCCTGTCCATCTTCGGCCCGAACGGCTGCGGCAAGTCGACGCTGATCAACATGCTGGCGGGGCTGCTGCCGACCGACGGCGGCGAGATCCTGTTCGACGGCCGCCTGCCGGCCGAGGTGCGGATCGGCTACGTCTTCCAGAACTACCGCGAGGCGCTGTTCCCCTGGCGCCGCGCCGCCGACAACATCCGCTACCCGCTGCGGCTGATGGGCCTGCCGCGCGCGGAGATCGAGCGGCGGGTCGAGGCGCTGAGCGCCGATTTCCGCGTGCGCTTCGACCTGAACCGCTATCCCTACGAGCTGTCGGGCGGGCAGCAGCAGCTCGTCTCCATCATGCGCGCGCTGGCGGTGGAGCCGGAGGTGCTGTTCCTGGACGAGCCCTTCTCCGCACTCGACTACGAGACGACGCTCTCGCTGCGCGAGCTGTTGCAGGACGTGCTGAAGCGGGCCGGGGTGACGACGCTGCTGGTCTCGCACGACCTGGAGGAATCCATCGTGCTGGGCGACCGCGTGCTGATGCTGACCCGCCGGCCCACGCGCGTCGCCGACGACGTGCCCGTGCCGCTGTTCTGGCCGCGCACGGCGGAGACGCTCTCCGACCTCGACTTCGTCGCCATCAAGCGCCGCTGCCTCGACGCCTTCACCCGCGCCGTGCAGGCGGCATGAGGGGCATCCTCTCCCCCGTCCTGGGCGCGCTGGGCTTCCTCGCCGTGTGGCAGCTCGCCGTCCTGCTGCGCGTGGCCGATCCGGTCCTCCTCCCTTCGCCGCTGGAGACGGCGCACGACACCTGGGCCGCCTTCCGCACGGGCACGCTGGGGCACGACCTGGCCATGACGGTGTGGCGCACGCTGCTCTCCTTCCTGCTGGCCAGCCTGATCGGCGTGCCGCTGGGCGTGGCGCTGGGCGCGCGCGAGCGCCTCTACCGCGCGGTGGAGTTCGTGGTGGACTTCTTCCGCTCCACCCCCGCCTCGGCCCTCTTTCCGCTGTTCCTCGTGCTGTTCGGCACGGGTGAGGCGACCAAGATCGCCGTCGCCGCCTTTGGCGCCGCCCTCGTCATCCTGTTCAACGCCGCCTATGGCGTGATGAACGCCCGCCGCACCCGCGTCCTGGCGGCGAAGGTCATGGGCGCCGGGCCGGGGCGCGTGCTGTGGGACGTGCTGGTGTGGGAGGCGCTGCCGCAGATCCTGGTCGGC contains:
- a CDS encoding ABC transporter ATP-binding protein; translation: MSVVRLPTARLALTVRGLRKFFAGQPVYDGFDLQVRQGDILSIFGPNGCGKSTLINMLAGLLPTDGGEILFDGRLPAEVRIGYVFQNYREALFPWRRAADNIRYPLRLMGLPRAEIERRVEALSADFRVRFDLNRYPYELSGGQQQLVSIMRALAVEPEVLFLDEPFSALDYETTLSLRELLQDVLKRAGVTTLLVSHDLEESIVLGDRVLMLTRRPTRVADDVPVPLFWPRTAETLSDLDFVAIKRRCLDAFTRAVQAA
- a CDS encoding ABC transporter permease → MRGILSPVLGALGFLAVWQLAVLLRVADPVLLPSPLETAHDTWAAFRTGTLGHDLAMTVWRTLLSFLLASLIGVPLGVALGARERLYRAVEFVVDFFRSTPASALFPLFLVLFGTGEATKIAVAAFGAALVILFNAAYGVMNARRTRVLAAKVMGAGPGRVLWDVLVWEALPQILVGMRQGVSLALVIVVVAEMFIGSTDGIGQRVINAQMLFESGLMYGAIFLAGALGYVLNLLFLLAEKRFVHWSGR
- a CDS encoding ABC transporter substrate-binding protein produces the protein MSAVAFGRRGLLAAGGTLAAAPLARPGIARAEGAAKRVRFTLDWAFQGPNSYALLGRDKGFFREEGIDLALSRGFGSGRVPVDVAAGTFDMGQGDINPTLKFMAENPSSGLVAVAVAADRSGLCVTAKGDGPIRLPKDLEGRVLCAPDIDAGRQLFPAFARAAGIDMKRTEWLTVRAELREPMLLQGRADAITGIVTSTALSLKALGLDLPQQRILFYRDHGLDLYATCYLTTRDYLAREPGAVRGMLRALFRSLSYTYRHPEEAIAALVKAEPLSEAPIELERYRFNAEQHLVTENVLRNGLSSVDPARLGRGIRAVEEAFGLPPRLRPEDVYTDAYLPPREMRML
- a CDS encoding ABC transporter substrate-binding protein, encoding MHRRPLLATLPALALPFLARGAQAADAMKVAVFNVSSALPFYVAQERGLFAEQGLAVTAVPLQTAPLIVQALVSGDVDAAANLVTLEGANINARRAGTAVYISLNGQNAQYQMEQFIVRPNWQGTTLRDLKGARIVSAPGPANLSAARAVLASVGLKEGTDYTITEQQMGVHVGALAAGTFDAAYTLEPQATIAERQGVARRLEAGVIATHLIGRPGANAWAAGTALPQRLLDAKPDVARRFAAAWAKACQVAREDASARELLVRFMNTSAELAPTIPLVNFRMVRDLSGQDVADFQKFVDLAVAQGVVREKIDVKTFLRAL
- a CDS encoding ABC transporter substrate-binding protein encodes the protein MTLLPRRIALGAGLGAASALAMPGLVLGQSLPKLRFTIDWARQGPNAYVTLTREKGFFREAGVDATVDRGFGSGRVPVDIAGGAYDMGQADINPVIKFMAENPNAGLVVVGVWGDRSLLCATVRADGPIRTPKDLEGKTLAAPESDAGRQLFPAFAKAAGIDAAKVNWMTVSPELREPMLVQKRADGITGAVTSSGMSLKALGMDFPQQRIMYYRDYGLDLLGTCFLTTRAFIEKNPEVVRGALKALFRGLIYTNGHREEAITILKQVEPLTDVAIESQRQDLSFEEQVSSDHVKANGLSNPDKARFQKALATVEEAYGLTPKLQVAAIYNDSFLPPLADRRL
- a CDS encoding VOC family protein; translation: MNDHAPLPHTPAGPPAEPLVAGLFHVAVKTNDLAATVAFYCGILGLRETHRPDFGYPGAWLSVPLPGGPALLHVYAGGPALGAEGRAPMGTAAIDHVSLACRGYHAFVARFRAAGLDWREFLVPGTTLWQLFVYDPSGVQLELTFEGAAEDGPPPDMSEGRRYVAGSSFFDPAAYPKLG
- a CDS encoding isopenicillin N synthase family dioxygenase, with translation MSNAVDRIPTVDFAPFLSGDAAGRAATVAALGDTFQRYGFVSLVGHGLPPEVVQGAFDAAQEFFARPEEEKRLVQDKRNNRGFVPMFDSQLAGQKPSGHEAFSIGHPDRPDDPELLALPFYSPTPWPELPGFRERIEPCYRAMFGLGEAILRACALHLGAPEDFFAEMSRQTYSNMRVIHYPPQEAVAETSEFGVSAHVDRGLITLLIQDMNGGLSVQTPEGDWLPVVPDPKAVVINVGRLLRHWTNGRYPAALHRVINSSGRERYSMPLFVHPSFHTVIDPQALVGEAPAKPDYAPIVAGESVYAGFQRDRVSWKQPEAAGAM